In Bacillus methanolicus, the following proteins share a genomic window:
- a CDS encoding glutamate synthase subunit beta: MGKITGFMEYTREEETKRGPLSRLEDWKEYSFAFSDETLARQGARCMDCGTPFCHMGLELNGLTSGCPIHNLIPEWNDLVYRGRWKEALERLLKTNNFPEFTGRVCPAPCEGSCTVAISDPAVAIKGIERAIIDKGFAEGWIQPRIPQKRTGKKVAIVGSGPAGLACADQLNQVGHSVTVYERSDRVGGLLMYGIPNMKLEKEIVERRVRLLEQEGITFVTNTEVGKDITAEELRSQYDAVVLCIGAQKQRDLTIEGRELEGVHFAMDYLTGATKSLFDSNFEDGNFIDAKDKHVIVIGGGDTGADSVAVALRQKCKSVVQFGKHPALPKERSDNNPWPQYPLVFSLDYAYEESKAKFGTDPREYCIQTKKIVGDEHGRVKELHTIQMEKIIDENGNAIFKEIPGTEKVWPCDLVFIAIGFEGPDQPILQQFGVETVNKKVKAPYGKYTTNVEGVFAAGDARRGQSLIVWAIHEGREAAREVDRFMMGATNLP, translated from the coding sequence ATGGGAAAAATAACAGGATTTATGGAATATACTCGCGAAGAAGAAACGAAACGTGGCCCTCTTTCTCGCCTGGAGGATTGGAAAGAATATAGCTTTGCGTTTTCCGATGAAACGCTCGCAAGACAAGGTGCCCGCTGCATGGACTGCGGGACCCCGTTTTGCCATATGGGACTGGAATTGAACGGCTTAACATCTGGTTGTCCGATTCATAATTTAATCCCTGAATGGAACGATTTAGTGTACCGAGGCAGATGGAAGGAAGCTCTTGAGCGGCTGTTGAAAACAAACAACTTCCCGGAATTCACCGGAAGGGTTTGCCCTGCGCCTTGTGAAGGTTCCTGTACGGTAGCGATTTCCGACCCGGCAGTCGCTATCAAAGGAATCGAGCGGGCGATTATTGATAAAGGATTTGCTGAGGGATGGATTCAGCCGCGAATTCCGCAAAAACGAACAGGAAAAAAAGTGGCGATTGTCGGTTCCGGGCCTGCCGGTCTTGCTTGCGCCGACCAGCTCAATCAAGTTGGCCATTCGGTAACAGTGTACGAGCGGTCCGACCGAGTCGGCGGATTATTAATGTATGGCATTCCAAATATGAAACTCGAAAAAGAAATTGTCGAGCGGAGAGTTCGACTTTTAGAACAAGAAGGGATTACGTTCGTAACAAATACGGAAGTCGGAAAAGATATCACAGCCGAAGAGCTGCGTTCCCAATATGACGCCGTCGTATTATGCATCGGCGCGCAAAAACAACGCGACCTCACGATTGAAGGAAGAGAGCTTGAAGGCGTTCATTTTGCGATGGATTATTTAACAGGTGCGACGAAAAGCTTGTTTGACTCAAATTTTGAAGATGGCAACTTCATCGATGCGAAAGATAAGCATGTCATTGTAATCGGCGGCGGTGATACGGGTGCTGACAGTGTTGCCGTTGCATTGCGTCAAAAATGCAAAAGCGTTGTGCAGTTTGGCAAGCACCCGGCATTGCCGAAAGAACGGTCGGATAATAATCCGTGGCCGCAATATCCGCTTGTATTTTCACTTGATTACGCGTATGAAGAATCAAAAGCGAAATTCGGCACTGACCCGCGGGAATATTGCATTCAGACGAAAAAAATTGTCGGCGATGAACATGGTCGGGTCAAAGAACTTCATACAATTCAAATGGAAAAAATAATCGATGAAAATGGCAATGCAATATTTAAAGAAATTCCTGGCACCGAAAAAGTTTGGCCATGTGATTTAGTATTTATCGCCATCGGCTTTGAAGGTCCGGATCAGCCTATTTTGCAGCAATTCGGCGTCGAAACCGTCAACAAAAAGGTAAAAGCGCCGTACGGCAAATACACAACAAACGTCGAAGGAGTATTTGCAGCCGGAGACGCCCGCAGAGGCCAAAGCTTAATCGTTTGGGCGATTCACGAAGGCCGGGAAGCGGCGAGAGAAGTGGACCGATTCATGATGGGTGCGACCAATTTGCCGTAA
- a CDS encoding NAD(P)/FAD-dependent oxidoreductase has protein sequence MKKMIVVGAGILGASTAYHLARSGADITLVDRIDRGQATDAAAGIICPWLSQRRNKAWYQLVRGGARYYPALIDHLEADGETDTGYSQVGAISLHTDADKLEKMAERARKRREDAPEIGEISILSPTESKKLFPPLSEEYGSVYVSGGARVNGRALRNSLVNAAIKNGGTFLQGDATLVFKDNEVTGIKLNENILEADQVIVTGGAWSKELLQPLGINFLVKPQKAQIIHLKIQDIDTSQWPVVMPPNDQYILTFEDGRVVVGATHEDEAGFDCRVTAGGVHEILGKALAVAPGLANSTMIETRVGFRPFTPGFLPVIGSLPNYKGLFIANGLGASGLTSGPYLGSELAKLALGKQTEIDLSLYDPAGALDV, from the coding sequence ATGAAAAAAATGATTGTGGTTGGAGCTGGAATTCTTGGTGCGTCTACCGCTTATCACCTGGCAAGATCCGGAGCTGATATTACGTTGGTTGATCGTATTGACCGAGGACAGGCGACGGATGCCGCAGCGGGTATTATTTGTCCTTGGCTTTCGCAGCGGCGCAACAAAGCGTGGTATCAGCTAGTGAGAGGCGGGGCGCGATACTATCCTGCTTTGATTGACCATTTGGAAGCAGATGGTGAAACAGATACTGGCTATAGCCAAGTAGGGGCAATCAGTCTTCATACAGACGCGGATAAACTGGAAAAGATGGCGGAAAGGGCGCGCAAACGACGTGAGGACGCACCCGAAATCGGAGAGATTTCAATTTTATCCCCAACTGAATCAAAGAAGCTGTTTCCGCCATTATCTGAAGAATATGGTTCTGTTTATGTCAGCGGAGGAGCTCGTGTAAATGGAAGAGCTTTACGGAACTCTTTAGTCAATGCTGCCATTAAGAATGGGGGAACTTTCCTTCAAGGGGATGCCACCCTAGTTTTTAAAGACAACGAGGTCACTGGAATCAAGCTAAATGAAAATATATTGGAGGCTGATCAGGTGATTGTCACAGGAGGTGCATGGTCAAAAGAACTATTACAGCCGCTGGGCATCAATTTTTTAGTAAAACCCCAGAAGGCGCAAATTATACACCTTAAAATTCAAGACATAGATACGAGCCAGTGGCCGGTTGTCATGCCTCCTAATGATCAGTATATTCTCACATTCGAAGACGGTCGAGTTGTCGTAGGGGCAACACATGAAGATGAGGCAGGATTCGACTGCCGAGTGACAGCAGGGGGAGTACATGAAATTTTGGGAAAGGCCTTGGCAGTAGCGCCTGGTTTAGCGAACAGCACCATGATTGAAACAAGGGTAGGCTTTCGGCCGTTCACACCCGGTTTTCTTCCTGTCATCGGATCATTGCCCAACTATAAAGGATTATTTATTGCAAATGGGTTAGGAGCTTCAGGCTTAACAAGTGGCCCTTATCTCGGCTCTGAACTTGCGAAACTTGCACTCGGCAAACAAACAGAAATTGATCTTAGTCTATATGATCCAGCTGGAGCACTTGATGTTTAG
- a CDS encoding MFS transporter, protein MEQKKGMSFVILAMALGLFMASLDNTIVSASINQVIKDIGGFDKMSWIFTAYMLAATSTMLVFGKMSDLFGRKLFYLIGISLFLIGSALSGTAQTIDQLIVYRVIQGIGSGAIFPISFTIIYSISTDPKQAAKMSGVFAGIFGISSVFGPQIGTWISETSWLGWRWCFYVNVPFGIVSIITLLLALKESKSDQKPKVDYLGTVLLISSTVLLLLGLEWGGKDYAWNSVQIIGMFIGAALLIVLFLLVESKAKEPILPLAIFKNKMVLGTSIVVFCQGAIMFSAITYLPILSVAVIGNENSNSVLTPMMLPIMIGAIAGGFLCTKIPFRTIMAFSMAAGILVAYLLGSITHDTAKWMVTLIMITLGLIVLGPLMSVSQNAVAQSVDKKYIGIASSIVGFWRNIGGVMGAAITATIVNNDLKEKMTEFASASKMPADKVQEIAKPEILMQENAQIPAQVVDFMRGAVETALHHGFILALIAGIIGFLVSLFVGGDRYTFGRGVKEAGKEQLPAS, encoded by the coding sequence ATGGAACAAAAAAAAGGGATGTCATTTGTTATTTTAGCCATGGCACTGGGACTTTTTATGGCATCGCTTGATAACACAATAGTTTCTGCCAGCATTAATCAAGTTATCAAGGATATTGGCGGATTCGATAAAATGAGCTGGATTTTTACTGCTTATATGCTGGCCGCAACAAGTACCATGCTCGTTTTCGGAAAAATGAGCGATTTATTTGGACGAAAATTGTTTTATTTAATCGGAATCAGTTTGTTCCTGATTGGATCTGCTTTAAGCGGAACTGCTCAAACAATCGATCAGCTGATTGTCTATCGTGTTATTCAAGGGATTGGTTCAGGAGCCATTTTTCCGATTTCGTTCACGATTATTTATTCGATTTCAACAGATCCTAAGCAAGCTGCCAAAATGTCTGGCGTTTTTGCGGGGATATTCGGCATTTCGTCTGTTTTTGGCCCGCAAATTGGTACTTGGATTTCCGAGACGTCTTGGCTGGGCTGGAGATGGTGTTTTTATGTGAACGTGCCTTTCGGTATTGTTTCTATCATCACATTGTTGTTAGCTTTAAAGGAATCTAAGTCAGATCAAAAACCAAAAGTTGACTATCTTGGGACAGTGCTGTTGATTTCTTCAACCGTTCTGCTGCTTCTCGGTTTAGAATGGGGCGGGAAAGATTATGCATGGAACTCGGTTCAAATAATTGGGATGTTTATTGGAGCGGCTTTATTGATTGTGTTGTTTTTACTAGTGGAAAGTAAGGCTAAGGAACCGATTTTGCCTCTTGCCATTTTCAAAAATAAAATGGTGCTGGGCACAAGCATTGTCGTGTTTTGCCAAGGAGCCATCATGTTCTCTGCGATTACTTATCTCCCTATTCTTTCAGTGGCTGTTATCGGGAACGAAAACTCGAACAGTGTATTAACGCCAATGATGCTTCCGATAATGATCGGTGCAATTGCAGGCGGTTTCCTTTGTACGAAAATTCCTTTCCGTACCATAATGGCTTTTTCCATGGCGGCCGGCATACTCGTGGCTTATCTGCTGGGATCCATTACGCATGATACGGCGAAGTGGATGGTAACACTTATCATGATCACGTTGGGGCTGATTGTTCTTGGTCCGCTTATGAGTGTTTCGCAAAACGCTGTAGCTCAATCCGTTGATAAAAAATATATCGGAATCGCTTCTTCGATTGTAGGATTTTGGCGCAATATTGGCGGTGTGATGGGGGCTGCGATAACAGCGACGATTGTGAACAATGATTTGAAAGAGAAGATGACTGAATTTGCGTCAGCCTCCAAAATGCCTGCTGATAAGGTACAAGAGATAGCAAAACCAGAAATATTAATGCAAGAAAATGCACAGATTCCCGCCCAGGTTGTTGATTTTATGAGAGGCGCAGTTGAAACGGCTTTGCACCACGGTTTTATATTAGCACTAATTGCCGGTATTATCGGATTTCTAGTTTCATTATTTGTAGGTGGCGACCGTTATACGTTTGGTAGAGGTGTAAAAGAGGCAGGCAAAGAACAATTACCTGCAAGCTAA
- a CDS encoding VanW family protein: MRKLVWTVFIILAASLIGLIGCSEKTAKEEELEKKVVDLKQQVDQYKKEKKKKEEEKPIVVNVVDPNTKKVIKTLYPKDMGFKTNFEKYKAEIENWAKTLARGTETTAGYDQRMIPDRIGENGQIIKGRPRVILEESELTEKVIKASEKGGTVELPLYVFKSEYKPEEVPHLGEVVVASYTTYFNSNVAGRTRNIELSAQAINNVIIGVKDIFSFNTTVGPSDAAHGYQKAEEAVNGKLVMGIGGGICQTSSTLYNAVDKLGVAYIEKHHHSVNVGYVPKGRDATVSYGGLDFRFQNTTGVPLLLKAYVKKGSLTVEVRTSKANQALLKK; this comes from the coding sequence ATGAGAAAGCTTGTATGGACAGTTTTCATAATTTTGGCAGCTAGTTTAATAGGATTGATTGGATGTTCAGAAAAAACAGCAAAAGAAGAAGAGTTAGAGAAAAAAGTAGTTGATTTAAAACAGCAAGTTGATCAGTATAAGAAAGAAAAAAAGAAAAAAGAAGAAGAAAAGCCGATAGTAGTCAATGTGGTCGATCCAAATACGAAGAAGGTGATAAAAACGCTTTATCCGAAGGATATGGGATTTAAAACTAATTTCGAAAAGTATAAAGCGGAAATTGAAAACTGGGCAAAGACTTTGGCAAGGGGAACGGAAACAACGGCTGGATATGACCAGAGAATGATTCCTGATAGGATAGGAGAAAATGGTCAGATCATTAAGGGAAGACCGAGAGTGATACTAGAAGAATCAGAGTTAACGGAAAAAGTGATTAAGGCTTCGGAAAAGGGCGGGACTGTAGAGTTGCCTCTATATGTTTTCAAAAGCGAATATAAGCCTGAAGAAGTTCCACATTTGGGAGAAGTGGTGGTTGCTTCGTATACAACCTATTTCAATAGCAATGTTGCGGGAAGAACGAGAAATATCGAGCTATCTGCACAGGCCATCAATAATGTTATTATCGGGGTTAAAGATATATTCTCTTTTAATACGACTGTCGGACCGAGTGACGCAGCACATGGATATCAAAAAGCAGAGGAAGCTGTCAATGGAAAATTAGTCATGGGAATTGGAGGAGGCATTTGCCAAACGTCATCTACTTTGTATAATGCGGTAGATAAACTGGGGGTTGCCTATATAGAGAAGCATCATCATTCGGTGAATGTCGGGTATGTGCCAAAAGGAAGAGATGCAACAGTATCATATGGAGGATTGGATTTTAGATTTCAGAATACGACAGGTGTACCATTGCTGTTGAAAGCATATGTAAAGAAAGGGTCTCTAACCGTAGAGGTGAGAACGTCGAAAGCGAATCAAGCCCTTTTAAAAAAATGA
- a CDS encoding DUF5316 domain-containing protein yields the protein MKKSFLAGIVFLMLVSVVSIVLDDWNLIIKISGGIGLLAILASGLFVGAFVSGDRMRANFSSETKEDRSERLRTVNILLLFGLPNLAAAVVCYMVTT from the coding sequence ATGAAAAAGTCGTTTTTGGCTGGGATTGTTTTTTTAATGTTGGTTTCTGTTGTTTCGATCGTTCTTGATGATTGGAATCTTATCATAAAAATTTCCGGCGGTATTGGATTATTAGCAATTTTAGCCTCTGGTCTTTTCGTTGGTGCGTTTGTAAGCGGTGATAGAATGAGGGCAAATTTTTCCTCTGAAACAAAGGAAGACCGTTCAGAACGGTTGCGAACCGTAAATATTCTCCTATTGTTTGGTTTGCCTAATCTTGCAGCTGCCGTTGTTTGCTATATGGTGACAACTTAG
- a CDS encoding PLP-dependent aminotransferase family protein produces MENLGWKPNRLSTIPLHKQIEEYLKEKILNGEWTVGTKIPSQRALAKAFEVNRSTIVTALNELTAQGLLEGKSGGGTRVVNNTWSLLTSTTPPDWNAYVKAGIHEPNLPTIQEINKAEFYPDIIRLGTGELSPELLPYEQMQRIFPRIFDRKMSLGYEESKGDFFLRSQLTNHLKRLGINTSPSSILIVSGALQALQLISIGLLKRGSTVLLEKPSYLYSVNVFQSAGMKLVGVPMDEHGIRTSLIERYKKQYNGSLLYLIPSFHNPTGTLMTEERRKHIMKICEQLSLPLIEDDVYGELWIDEPPPSPLKAKDKHGHVLYLGSLSKTLSPGLRIGWIVGPEPVIERLADIKMQTDYGSSSLSQKAAAEWLASDLYQKHLEFVREQLKIRRAAAMEALETHLSDIATWNFPKGGFFIWLKIKPKLSMRNLYEIALSKGILLNTGNIYSQEPNQYLRLSYAYASLPELKQGIYQLSQIIRSLGTDS; encoded by the coding sequence ATGGAAAACTTGGGGTGGAAACCAAATCGCCTATCAACAATTCCTTTACATAAACAGATTGAAGAATATTTAAAAGAAAAAATCCTCAATGGAGAATGGACCGTTGGAACGAAAATCCCATCCCAACGAGCATTGGCTAAAGCATTTGAGGTAAACCGAAGCACTATTGTTACGGCATTAAATGAATTGACGGCCCAAGGTTTACTTGAAGGAAAAAGCGGAGGGGGAACAAGGGTTGTTAATAATACTTGGAGTCTTCTGACATCCACGACACCCCCCGATTGGAACGCTTATGTAAAAGCAGGGATTCATGAACCCAATTTGCCAACCATTCAAGAGATAAACAAAGCCGAGTTCTACCCAGACATCATTCGCTTAGGAACAGGAGAACTTTCACCTGAGCTCCTTCCATACGAACAAATGCAAAGAATATTTCCGCGGATTTTCGATCGGAAAATGTCTTTAGGATATGAGGAATCAAAAGGAGATTTTTTTCTTCGCAGCCAATTAACAAACCATTTAAAAAGGTTGGGAATTAATACTTCTCCATCATCAATTTTGATTGTTTCCGGGGCTCTTCAAGCCTTGCAATTGATTTCAATCGGCCTTTTGAAAAGAGGTTCAACGGTTTTACTCGAAAAACCATCTTATCTGTATTCTGTTAATGTTTTTCAATCTGCCGGCATGAAGTTGGTTGGCGTTCCTATGGATGAACATGGTATCCGAACTTCATTAATTGAAAGATATAAAAAACAATACAATGGATCGTTGCTGTATTTGATACCATCATTTCATAATCCAACAGGCACACTCATGACGGAAGAAAGAAGAAAACATATCATGAAAATATGTGAACAATTAAGCTTGCCCTTAATCGAAGATGATGTTTATGGGGAATTATGGATAGACGAGCCTCCTCCTTCCCCTTTAAAGGCAAAAGATAAACATGGACACGTATTGTATCTGGGCAGTTTGTCCAAAACGTTAAGCCCGGGTTTGAGGATTGGCTGGATTGTCGGTCCGGAACCGGTCATTGAACGATTGGCAGATATTAAGATGCAAACCGACTATGGCTCTAGTTCGTTATCGCAAAAAGCTGCTGCTGAATGGTTAGCAAGTGATTTATATCAGAAGCATCTTGAATTTGTCAGGGAGCAGCTAAAAATTCGAAGGGCAGCAGCAATGGAGGCTTTGGAGACTCATCTGAGCGACATTGCCACATGGAATTTTCCAAAGGGCGGCTTTTTCATTTGGTTAAAAATAAAACCAAAATTATCAATGAGGAATCTTTATGAAATAGCATTATCTAAGGGAATACTCCTTAATACGGGAAATATTTATTCCCAAGAACCAAACCAATACTTGCGGTTATCTTACGCTTATGCTTCATTGCCGGAACTTAAGCAAGGAATCTATCAACTTAGTCAAATCATTCGAAGTTTGGGAACTGATTCTTAA
- a CDS encoding LysE/ArgO family amino acid transporter, protein MNEAIIHGVILAFGLILPLGVQNVFVFNQGAIQPAFLRVLPVIITASLCDTMLILLAVLGVSVIVLTFTWLKIIILGIGIVFLIYMGWDIWHSEPKVNHTNEERFSARKQIVFAASVSLLNPHAILDTIGVIGTNSLRYTADEKWAFTFATIFVSWLWFFGLAIIGRMVGRLDQTGNIVKRVNKISAIIIWSVALYMGWQLLS, encoded by the coding sequence ATGAATGAAGCAATCATCCACGGGGTTATTCTTGCTTTCGGATTAATTTTGCCTTTAGGTGTTCAAAATGTATTTGTTTTTAATCAAGGAGCCATTCAACCTGCATTTCTGCGTGTTCTCCCGGTCATTATTACAGCATCTCTCTGTGACACAATGTTGATTCTCCTTGCCGTGCTTGGTGTTTCCGTTATCGTGTTAACATTCACATGGCTGAAGATCATCATTTTAGGGATTGGCATTGTGTTTCTTATATACATGGGCTGGGATATTTGGCACAGTGAACCGAAAGTCAATCACACGAACGAGGAACGTTTTTCAGCTCGGAAACAAATTGTATTTGCTGCTTCCGTTTCCTTGTTAAATCCGCATGCAATCTTGGATACAATTGGTGTCATCGGGACAAACTCGCTTCGCTATACGGCTGATGAAAAATGGGCGTTCACTTTCGCAACCATTTTTGTTTCTTGGCTCTGGTTTTTCGGGTTGGCAATCATAGGGAGAATGGTAGGCAGACTAGACCAAACAGGAAATATCGTAAAAAGAGTCAATAAAATTTCTGCCATCATTATTTGGAGTGTTGCCTTGTATATGGGCTGGCAATTATTATCTTAG
- a CDS encoding YbaK/EbsC family protein has protein sequence MNAFATEPFRGNPAVVCILDKTPSDQFMERLAHEMNQPETVFACRKADNEYDLHWFTPKAEIKFCGHGTLASGKGRMNKMSLESVKVHFKQWNREDDVMEFETLTATVEEAADTIGVIPARIAKTLSFRGEGDKGILIVAAGDAKIDNKKFRRTFGFKARMLTPDEVLEQTGHVIGGVCPFGLKNEMDVYLDISMKRFETLFPACGSTNSAIELTCDELFQYSFAKGWVDVCKGWEEVESRETVAVNNDEL, from the coding sequence GTGAATGCTTTTGCAACAGAACCATTTAGAGGCAATCCAGCAGTTGTTTGTATATTAGATAAAACTCCAAGTGATCAATTCATGGAACGGCTTGCCCATGAAATGAATCAACCTGAAACAGTTTTTGCTTGTCGTAAAGCGGATAATGAATATGATTTACATTGGTTTACTCCAAAAGCAGAAATTAAATTCTGCGGCCATGGTACATTAGCGTCGGGAAAGGGAAGGATGAACAAGATGTCGCTTGAAAGTGTAAAAGTCCATTTTAAACAGTGGAATCGTGAAGATGATGTAATGGAATTTGAAACATTGACTGCTACGGTTGAGGAAGCCGCTGACACAATTGGCGTCATCCCCGCTCGAATTGCGAAGACGCTATCCTTCAGGGGAGAAGGGGACAAAGGCATCTTAATCGTAGCTGCTGGTGATGCCAAAATCGATAACAAGAAATTTCGCCGCACATTTGGCTTTAAGGCCCGTATGCTCACGCCTGACGAAGTGCTGGAGCAAACCGGGCATGTTATAGGCGGAGTTTGCCCGTTCGGGTTGAAAAATGAGATGGACGTCTATCTGGATATCTCAATGAAACGCTTCGAAACCCTTTTCCCCGCCTGTGGAAGCACAAACTCTGCCATCGAATTGACATGTGATGAATTATTTCAATATTCATTTGCTAAAGGATGGGTAGATGTTTGTAAAGGATGGGAAGAAGTCGAGTCTAGAGAGACGGTAGCCGTAAACAATGATGAACTTTGA
- a CDS encoding 5-bromo-4-chloroindolyl phosphate hydrolysis family protein, whose translation MNRFLAFLVRMLIAIPTAATVWLVSFISFDQTFMFSTAFSLAGAILTYWMISVYLKYRFLRKHRLTRKEYRYIKKNLDEAKPKISRLHKALISIRHIPSLKQRMEFIRITRKIYILTKKEPKRFYKAERFYFSHLDSAVELAEKYVFLSSQPKKDRELEKSLVETRRTLEELKTSIENDLYQVLSDDIDQLHFELDVAKHSIRKIKESQLHEEGRRLK comes from the coding sequence ATGAATCGGTTTTTAGCATTTCTTGTCCGAATGTTGATTGCAATCCCGACAGCTGCCACTGTTTGGCTGGTGAGTTTTATTTCTTTCGATCAAACGTTTATGTTTTCGACAGCATTTTCCTTGGCCGGAGCGATTCTCACATATTGGATGATTTCAGTCTATTTGAAGTATCGATTCTTAAGAAAACATCGTCTAACTAGAAAAGAATATCGATATATTAAGAAAAATTTGGATGAAGCTAAACCAAAAATTTCTCGTTTGCATAAAGCGCTTATTTCCATACGGCATATTCCATCTTTGAAACAAAGAATGGAATTTATTCGAATCACGAGAAAAATATACATTTTGACAAAAAAAGAGCCGAAACGTTTTTACAAGGCGGAACGATTTTATTTTTCCCATTTGGATTCGGCCGTTGAGCTGGCAGAGAAATATGTTTTCTTATCTTCGCAGCCAAAAAAGGACCGGGAGCTGGAAAAATCCCTTGTTGAAACGCGCCGAACGTTAGAGGAGCTCAAAACTTCGATTGAAAATGATTTATATCAAGTCCTTTCTGATGACATAGATCAGCTGCATTTTGAATTGGATGTGGCCAAGCATTCGATAAGAAAAATCAAGGAATCACAATTACATGAAGAAGGCAGGAGATTAAAATGA
- a CDS encoding toxic anion resistance protein produces MNENNSSLLKKTSNEDLMDDLLSNPFGENEKIPILEKHEEKQVRLIDVIPEEHKAKAYQLAEQIDPKNHEAIISYGTPAQSKLLSFSETMLEHVQQKDVGEIGSIINDLMRKLNEVNPDELKPGRPSLFARMFGKLSASIQEVLSKYQKTSAQIDRISMKLERSKNILLSDIAMLEKLYEKNKEYFQALNVYIAAGELKLEELYKKTIPELKKAAEETNDQMKFQEVNDMIQFADRLEKRLHDLKLSREITIQSAPQIRLIQNTNQTLVEKIQSSIMTAIPLWKNQVAIALTLIRQRHAVEAQKQVSKTTNELLLRNAEMLKTNTIEAARENERGLVDIETLKKTQENLIATLEETLRIQEEGRNKRRQAEIELASMEDELRKKLLEIKGE; encoded by the coding sequence ATGAACGAAAACAATTCATCACTGTTAAAAAAAACAAGCAATGAGGATTTAATGGATGACTTGCTTTCTAACCCGTTTGGAGAGAATGAAAAAATACCAATTCTCGAAAAGCATGAAGAAAAGCAAGTTAGACTTATTGACGTGATCCCGGAAGAACATAAGGCAAAGGCCTATCAGCTTGCGGAACAGATTGACCCGAAAAATCATGAAGCGATTATCTCATATGGAACGCCGGCCCAATCCAAGCTTTTGTCATTTTCGGAAACTATGCTTGAGCATGTCCAACAAAAGGATGTAGGCGAGATAGGAAGTATCATAAACGACTTAATGAGGAAGCTGAATGAGGTGAACCCTGATGAGCTGAAACCGGGTCGGCCGTCCTTATTCGCGCGCATGTTCGGAAAGCTATCAGCATCCATACAGGAGGTACTTTCCAAATATCAAAAAACAAGTGCACAGATCGATCGGATTAGTATGAAGTTAGAAAGAAGCAAAAATATCCTTTTATCAGATATCGCCATGCTTGAAAAGCTCTATGAAAAAAATAAGGAGTATTTTCAAGCCTTAAATGTGTACATTGCAGCAGGTGAATTAAAGCTTGAAGAATTGTATAAAAAGACGATTCCGGAGCTTAAGAAAGCAGCTGAAGAGACAAACGATCAAATGAAGTTTCAAGAAGTAAACGATATGATCCAATTTGCCGACCGTCTGGAGAAACGTTTGCATGATTTGAAATTAAGCCGGGAAATTACAATCCAAAGTGCTCCTCAAATCCGCCTAATTCAAAATACAAACCAGACGCTTGTCGAGAAAATCCAATCTTCCATAATGACGGCGATTCCACTTTGGAAGAATCAGGTTGCGATCGCTCTCACATTGATCAGGCAGCGCCATGCCGTCGAAGCACAAAAACAAGTATCAAAGACAACAAATGAGCTTTTGCTAAGAAATGCAGAAATGTTAAAAACGAATACGATTGAAGCGGCAAGAGAAAACGAGCGCGGCCTCGTCGATATCGAGACATTAAAGAAAACCCAGGAAAATTTAATCGCAACACTCGAAGAGACCTTGCGGATCCAGGAAGAAGGGCGAAACAAACGCCGCCAAGCCGAAATTGAGCTGGCTTCTATGGAAGACGAGCTAAGGAAGAAGTTGTTAGAAATAAAAGGGGAGTAA
- a CDS encoding DUF4083 family protein, whose amino-acid sequence MADLVFQIFSMSLVILFFVSIGLLINSLVKNQKYKNHSNTAIEQKLDKIIELLEKNNNDKN is encoded by the coding sequence ATGGCAGATTTAGTATTTCAAATTTTTTCAATGTCTCTAGTTATTTTGTTTTTTGTATCAATTGGTCTGTTAATTAATTCATTGGTAAAAAATCAAAAATATAAGAACCATTCCAATACAGCAATTGAGCAAAAGTTGGATAAAATTATCGAACTTCTGGAAAAAAACAATAATGATAAAAATTGA